One Gigantopelta aegis isolate Gae_Host chromosome 1, Gae_host_genome, whole genome shotgun sequence genomic region harbors:
- the LOC121369990 gene encoding uncharacterized protein LOC121369990 — protein sequence MTLFRPGMNADIKKSVTNCSTCQMHRHMNQKETLIKPTTQYQAYHGELLNQTSNNFDVREYVLVVDYYSNYPEVEHLPDTRSRTAINKIKRILARHGKCQKLVSDNCPQYSSSEFNSFAKEWDFNHIT from the coding sequence ATGACACTATTCCGGCCAGGGATGAATGCTGACATTAAAAAATCAGTTACAAACTGTAGCACATGCCAGATGCACCGACACATGAACCAGAAAGAAACCCTGATCAAACCAACCACCCAATACCAAGCTTACCATGGCGAGTTGTTGAATCAGACCTCTAACAACTTCGATGTCAGAGAGTACGTCTTGGTAGTAGACTACTACAGCAACTACCCAGAAGTGGAACACCTGCCAGATACACGCTCAAGGACAGcgatcaataaaataaaacgaataCTGGCACGTCACGGAAAGTGTCAGAAATTGGTGAGCGACAACTGCCCTCAGTACTCCAGCAGTGAATTCAACAGTTTTGCAAAGGAATGGGACTTCAACCATATCACATGA
- the LOC121371594 gene encoding uncharacterized protein LOC121371594 — MTETMTANTNITLTLKDFAEYDAAMVIWHYISPLLLLVGTVGSILSVVVLSRTRLHSVTTKFYLIQLAYNDVIVLNLGLLHYWMDYTFSFNIRNISSFACKVHTLAVTLFLDYSAWILVMLTVDRCIYICLPGKELQFYNIRNARIVSAVVFLMLLAVNMHFLWTYDVVDTIMFGRTTDCDVGRQEYKYFVEYVWPWIELCVFSSIPFVIMVVGNSLILRQLGISDKKLQDHREQSSHSAKRQSVNSNVMDTSTIPEASSLATEVLPEVILHVMDPIPQANAHVIVPMPDENLHVTDAMTEANSRITDPVREENSLVTDLVSKTIRSKMETTEGPQTVKPISSNVLSGYYLQQDRRSPPANSHVMDAITEENLLISDSQSKTIPSKLGTTERRMSVDLKMTMTKQMSKLKSISSQILSRGRHAKLALMLLSINCMFLLLTSPIVIYLILLSHWQVSPDVHEEAELVLGWAIVSVLQYANNSIHFFQYYLTIPSFYKEFWSTFRKPRNVPNV; from the coding sequence ATGACAGAAACGATGACAGCTAACACAAATATCACACTGACATTGAAAGACTTTGCCGAGTACGATGCTGCCATGGTAATCTGGCACTACATTTCGCCACTATTGCTGTTGGTTGGCACCGTGGGAAGCATTCTGTCCGTTGTTGTGTTGTCAAGAACGAGACTGCATTCAGTTACCACGAAGTTCTATCTGATCCAGCTGGCGtataatgacgtcattgttcTCAACCTGGGACTGTTGCACTACTGGATGGACTATACCTTCAGTTTCAATATAAGGAACATTTCTAGCTTTGCCTGCAAGGTTCACACATTGGCCGTCACCCTGTTTTTAGACTACTCTGCTTGGATTCTTGTAATGTTAACAGTAGACAGATGTATTTATATCTGTCTGCCAGGTAAGGAATTACAGTTTTATAACATACGAAATGCAAGAATCGTTTCAGCGGTTGTCTTTCTTATGCTCCTGGCAGTGAACATGCATTTTTTGTGGACATATGATGTGGTGGATACGATCATGTTTGGGCGAACAACAGACTGTGATGTAGGCAGAcaagaatataaatattttgttgagTATGTGTGGCCGTGGATCGAGCTCTGTGTTTTTTCCTCTATTCCCTTTGTTATCATGGTCGTCGGAAACAGTTTAATTTTAAGACAGCTGGGAATATCAGATAAGAAATTGCAGGACCATAGAGAACAGTCTTCGCATTCAGCGAAACGCCAATCTGTAAATTCGAACGTCATGGACACTAGTACTATACCAGAAGCGAGTTCACTTGCAACAGAAGTGCTGCCAGAAGTCATTTTGCATGTAATGGATCCTATTCCACAAGCTAATGCGCATGTAATTGTTCCTATGCCTGATGAGAATTTGCATGTAACAGATGCTATGACTGAAGCAAATTCGCGTATAACGGATCCAGTGCGAGAAGAGAATTCGCTTGTAACAGATTTAGTGTCAAAAACGATTCGTTCTAAAATGGAAACTACTGAAGGACCGCAGACAGTCAAACCAATTTCCAGTAATGTTTTGTCAGGATACTATCTGCAACAAGATCGACGTAGCCCACCTGCAAATTCGCACGTCATGGACGCTATAACAGAAGAGAATTTACTTATATCAGATTCACAGTCAAAAACAATTCCCTCTAAACTCGGAACTACAGAAAGGCGGATGTCAGTCGACCTTAAAATGACGATGacaaaacaaatgtcaaaaCTGAAATCAATCTCTTCACAAATACTTTCAAGGGGGAGACATGCAAAGCTGGCACTAATGCTTCTATCGATTAATTGTATGTTTCTTCTGTTGACGTCACCAATTGTGATTTACCTGATTTTGTTAAGTCACTGGCAGGTCTCTCCAGATGTACACGAAGAGGCGGAGCTAGTGCTTGGCTGGGCTATTGTCAGCGTCTTGCAGTATGCTAACAATTCCATTCATTTCTTCCAGTATTACCTGACAATACCTTCTTTCTATAAAGAGTTCTGGTCAACATTCCGTAAACCACGTAATGTCCCCAACGTATAA